The Manis javanica isolate MJ-LG chromosome 4, MJ_LKY, whole genome shotgun sequence genome contains a region encoding:
- the CACNG1 gene encoding voltage-dependent calcium channel gamma-1 subunit isoform X1: protein MSQSKAPKVRATLFCILVGIVLAVVAVVTDHWAVLSPEVGQHNATCEAAHFGLWRICIKRLFVSSSRDKSCGPISLPGEKNCSYFRHFNPGESSEIFEVTTQKEYSISAAAIAIFSLGFQIMGTILVLLSFRKKRDYLLRPASMFYAFAGHAAVGEAHDRQRAHGVDRALLLLVLRLRLRRLCPPLPRRPRPPALLPASDAPEPLGVLHGRRARALALLGPTDPPPCTPLGKPSPAQKF from the exons ATGTCCCAGAGCAAAGCACCGAAGGTCCGAGCCACGCTCTTCTGCATCCTGGTGGGCATCGTGCTGGCCGTGGTGGCCGTGGTGACCGACCACTGGGCCGTGCTGAGCCCCGAGGTGGGGCAGCACAATGCCACCTGCGAGGCGGCCCACTTCGGCCTCTGGCGGATTTGCATCAAGCGTCTGTTCGTGAGCAGCAGCCGGGACAAGAGCTGTGGACCCATCAGCCTGCCTGGGG AGAAAAACTGTTCCTACTTTAGGCATTTTAACCCAGGAGAGAGCTCAGAGATCTTCGAAGTCACCACTCAGAAAG AGTACAGCATCTCGGCCGCCGCCATCGCCATCTTCAGCCTCGGCTTCCAAATCATGGGCACCATCCTCGTGCTGCTGTCGTTCAGGAAGAAGCGGGATTACCTGCTGCGGCCTGCCTCCATGTTCTATGCCTTTGCAG GTCATGCGGCAGTCGGTGAAGCGCATGATCGACAGCGAGCACACGGCGTGGATCGAGCACTCctactcctggtccttcgcctgCGCCTGCGCCGCCTTTGTCCTCCTCTTCCTCGGCGGCCTCGCCCTCCTGCTCTTCTCCCTGCCTCGGATGCCCCAGAACCCCTGGGAGTCCTGCATGGACGCCGAGCCCGAGCACTAGCCCTCCTGGGGCCCACGGACCCTCCTCCGTGCACCCCCCTCGGGAAGCCGAGCCCAGCCCAGAAGTTCTAG
- the CACNG1 gene encoding voltage-dependent calcium channel gamma-1 subunit isoform X2 yields MSQSKAPKVRATLFCILVGIVLAVVAVVTDHWAVLSPEVGQHNATCEAAHFGLWRICIKRLFVSSSRDKSCGPISLPGEKNCSYFRHFNPGESSEIFEVTTQKEYSISAAAIAIFSLGFQIMGTILVLLSFRKKRDYLLRPASMFYAFAGLCIFVSVEVMRQSVKRMIDSEHTAWIEHSYSWSFACACAAFVLLFLGGLALLLFSLPRMPQNPWESCMDAEPEH; encoded by the exons ATGTCCCAGAGCAAAGCACCGAAGGTCCGAGCCACGCTCTTCTGCATCCTGGTGGGCATCGTGCTGGCCGTGGTGGCCGTGGTGACCGACCACTGGGCCGTGCTGAGCCCCGAGGTGGGGCAGCACAATGCCACCTGCGAGGCGGCCCACTTCGGCCTCTGGCGGATTTGCATCAAGCGTCTGTTCGTGAGCAGCAGCCGGGACAAGAGCTGTGGACCCATCAGCCTGCCTGGGG AGAAAAACTGTTCCTACTTTAGGCATTTTAACCCAGGAGAGAGCTCAGAGATCTTCGAAGTCACCACTCAGAAAG AGTACAGCATCTCGGCCGCCGCCATCGCCATCTTCAGCCTCGGCTTCCAAATCATGGGCACCATCCTCGTGCTGCTGTCGTTCAGGAAGAAGCGGGATTACCTGCTGCGGCCTGCCTCCATGTTCTATGCCTTTGCAG GTCTCTGCATCTTTGTCTCGGTGGAGGTCATGCGGCAGTCGGTGAAGCGCATGATCGACAGCGAGCACACGGCGTGGATCGAGCACTCctactcctggtccttcgcctgCGCCTGCGCCGCCTTTGTCCTCCTCTTCCTCGGCGGCCTCGCCCTCCTGCTCTTCTCCCTGCCTCGGATGCCCCAGAACCCCTGGGAGTCCTGCATGGACGCCGAGCCCGAGCACTAG